The nucleotide sequence CTTGTAATGGATCTTCGCGGCCGTGAATTTTTTGATCAGCTGTTCTCAACGCTCGATCAATTAGCGGTCTCATCCGATGTTCAGCCGCAGATTTTATATTTAGATTGTAAGGATGCAACGCTTGTACGGCGATATAAAGAAACGCGCCGCTCACATCCGCTAGCGAAAAGCGGAAACCCTCTTCAAGGCATCACGCAAGAGCGCGAGATGCTTGAAGAACTAAAGGGAAGAGCTCAGCAAGTGTTGGACACGTCCGACTTAAAACCGCTTCAGTTGCGTGAGCGAATCATTCAGCGTTTTTCAGCGAATGCGGCTCACCCTTTTACAATTAATGTGATGTCTTTCGGATTTAAGTACGGTATGCCGATTGATGCTGACTTAGTATTTGACGTTCGCTTCTTACCGAACCCTCACTATATTGAGCACATGAGACCAAGAACAGGACTTGAAGCAGATATTTCTGAGTACGTATTAAAATGGCCAGAAACAAACATGTTCTTAGAAAAACTGCTGGATCTCCTGCATTTTATGGTTCCTCAATATAAAAGAGAAGGAAAGAGCCAGTTGATAATCGGGATCGGATGTACAGGCGGGAAGCATCGTTCTGTAGCTCTAGCTGAATATATCGGAAATGCACTTTCCAAAGAATATGTAACATTCAGCTCTCACAGAGATATGGGAAAGGATAAAGTATAGATGAAAAAGCAGCCGAAAGTGGTAGTGCTTGGCGGAGGAACAGGGCTTTCTGTTCTTCTCCGCGGACTGAAGCGCTATCCAGTTGATATCACTGCTATCGTAACGGTTGCAGATGATGGCGGCAGCTCAGGAAGGCTGAGGAGGGATTATGACATGCCTCCTCCTGGTGATGTAAGAAACGTG is from Fictibacillus sp. b24 and encodes:
- the rapZ gene encoding RNase adapter RapZ encodes the protein MERHDVQMVIITGMSGAGKTVAMQSFEDLGFFCVDNLPPALLPKFVELMQESAGKLNKVALVMDLRGREFFDQLFSTLDQLAVSSDVQPQILYLDCKDATLVRRYKETRRSHPLAKSGNPLQGITQEREMLEELKGRAQQVLDTSDLKPLQLRERIIQRFSANAAHPFTINVMSFGFKYGMPIDADLVFDVRFLPNPHYIEHMRPRTGLEADISEYVLKWPETNMFLEKLLDLLHFMVPQYKREGKSQLIIGIGCTGGKHRSVALAEYIGNALSKEYVTFSSHRDMGKDKV